A region from the Candidatus Hydrogenedentota bacterium genome encodes:
- a CDS encoding response regulator — protein sequence MDLGQTSQSPTTPGVEENFTNGPAKILVVDDDQAMRTLLSILFIRAGFDVAEASNGFEGLQLLCHEYFDLVVTDGAMPVKDGLTMISEARALAPKARFIVHSGSDRETLERARELSAGSILAVLSKPAPSSAIVAAVKDALRACRCHCQDGEGASTQSRSTSTYVNPLFGAVREKLSTKVHFRQDLCGSVL from the coding sequence ATGGATTTAGGTCAAACTTCACAATCTCCGACGACCCCTGGCGTGGAGGAGAACTTCACAAACGGACCAGCCAAAATTCTTGTTGTAGATGACGATCAAGCCATGCGAACTCTCCTCAGCATCCTTTTTATCCGCGCGGGATTTGATGTAGCCGAGGCGTCCAATGGCTTTGAGGGACTGCAACTTCTTTGTCATGAGTACTTTGACCTTGTCGTAACCGACGGGGCCATGCCAGTGAAGGACGGGCTAACCATGATTTCGGAGGCGCGCGCCCTCGCGCCAAAAGCGAGATTCATCGTCCATTCGGGGTCGGACCGTGAGACACTGGAACGCGCTAGAGAACTCAGTGCAGGAAGCATTCTCGCGGTCCTTAGCAAGCCAGCGCCATCTTCGGCAATAGTCGCGGCCGTCAAAGACGCTTTACGCGCCTGCCGGTGTCATTGCCAAGACGGCGAGGGGGCGTCGACGCAGTCGCGAAGCACCTCTACATACGTAAATCCACTTTTCGGTGCCGTGCGAGAAAAGCTTAGTACAAAAGTCCACTTTCGCCAGGATCTGTGTGGAAGTGTCTTATAG
- a CDS encoding HD domain-containing protein, which yields MNTHSHGPYLAYEERLARRIQSTLSRSLNRNLWKRILWRLGLAVLAFVLVGASLLESLRYLFPQVNEMPFVIFLTVTLLLCPIIVISVRHVLALLVDLQMTHVDLLVILGNVVAMRDQDTGEHNLRVAIMAVRLAEAAKVDPRLMSGLFMGAFLHDIGKVGIPDNILLKPSQLSHEERQEMQMHVIHGDDIVANSVWLQGAARVVRSHHEKFDGAGYPDGTKAEKIPIEARVFSIVDVFDALVSKRPYKEAMPLNQALDILQKERGRSFDPSFLDAFLSIAEKLYNQVIRSDIDQQKEMCAAIIERYSGQW from the coding sequence ATGAACACTCACAGCCACGGCCCTTACCTGGCCTATGAAGAACGCTTGGCCCGGAGAATTCAGTCGACTCTGAGCCGTTCCCTCAACCGCAACCTTTGGAAGCGAATTCTCTGGCGGCTCGGGTTGGCCGTTCTCGCATTTGTACTGGTTGGCGCTTCACTTTTGGAGTCACTCAGGTATCTCTTTCCGCAAGTCAACGAGATGCCTTTCGTAATCTTTTTGACCGTCACGTTACTACTATGTCCCATCATCGTAATATCTGTCCGGCACGTCCTTGCCCTTCTCGTAGACCTTCAGATGACGCACGTGGATCTACTGGTGATTCTGGGCAACGTAGTCGCAATGCGAGATCAAGACACAGGGGAGCACAATCTCCGAGTCGCAATAATGGCAGTCCGGCTTGCTGAAGCAGCCAAGGTAGACCCTCGATTGATGTCAGGGCTGTTCATGGGCGCGTTTTTGCATGACATTGGCAAAGTAGGTATACCCGACAACATACTCCTCAAGCCGAGTCAGCTCTCGCATGAGGAGCGGCAGGAAATGCAGATGCATGTAATCCACGGCGACGACATTGTCGCTAACTCCGTATGGCTTCAAGGAGCGGCGCGAGTGGTCCGCTCACACCATGAGAAGTTTGATGGTGCTGGTTACCCCGACGGCACAAAGGCCGAGAAGATTCCCATTGAGGCTCGAGTCTTCTCGATAGTGGACGTTTTCGATGCACTGGTGTCGAAGCGGCCATACAAGGAGGCGATGCCTCTCAACCAAGCACTCGATATCCTGCAAAAGGAACGAGGCAGGAGTTTTGACCCGAGCTTCCTCGACGCATTCCTGTCGATTGCCGAAAAACTCTACAATCAGGTGATACGATCGGATATCGACCAACAGAAAGAAATGTGTGCGGCAATCATTGAACGGTATTCCGGTCAATGGTGA
- a CDS encoding DUF1559 domain-containing protein: MWGQRRTRERWSVCEPSTVVGIVGGSTLKTRTHGFTLIELLVVIAIIGILAAILLPALARAREAARRASCQNNLKQMGIVFKMYANESKGEKWPPKTTANSSTPEPAAIYPEYLTDVSVMICPSDAEAGNVLDPGGDPTQIWVNANGDIDMVRLADQGDASYGYIGFAIPDNAWLQNWPDIATVAGQMASIYLAPDEDFELDHPLLGTLQVRRLREGIERFFISDINNAAASSMGQSELAVYFDVVSEKVQNFSHVPGGSNVLFMDGHVQFVKYPSDQFPVTPEFAEFATLGQ; encoded by the coding sequence ATGTGGGGACAACGGCGCACACGTGAACGCTGGAGCGTGTGTGAGCCTTCAACTGTCGTCGGCATAGTGGGAGGATCGACTTTGAAAACGAGAACACATGGTTTCACGCTCATCGAATTGCTGGTCGTTATCGCCATCATTGGAATTCTTGCGGCAATCCTATTACCCGCGTTGGCGCGGGCCCGCGAAGCGGCACGGCGGGCCAGTTGCCAGAACAACCTCAAACAAATGGGTATCGTGTTCAAAATGTACGCGAACGAGTCGAAAGGGGAGAAGTGGCCTCCCAAGACCACTGCAAACAGCTCGACTCCGGAACCGGCCGCTATCTACCCAGAGTATCTCACGGACGTTTCTGTGATGATTTGTCCATCGGATGCGGAGGCCGGGAACGTCCTAGACCCCGGCGGCGACCCCACGCAGATTTGGGTAAACGCCAACGGTGACATCGATATGGTGCGATTGGCAGACCAGGGGGATGCGTCCTACGGCTACATCGGGTTCGCTATCCCCGATAATGCGTGGCTGCAGAATTGGCCCGATATCGCGACGGTGGCCGGGCAGATGGCCAGCATCTATCTGGCGCCCGACGAAGACTTCGAATTGGACCATCCGCTGCTCGGCACGCTTCAAGTGCGCCGCCTGCGCGAGGGTATTGAGCGCTTCTTTATTTCCGACATCAACAATGCAGCCGCAAGTTCCATGGGGCAATCCGAGTTGGCGGTGTACTTTGATGTGGTGAGCGAAAAAGTGCAGAATTTCAGCCACGTTCCGGGAGGCTCGAACGTCTTGTTCATGGACGGGCACGTGCAGTTCGTCAAGTATCCAAGCGATCAGTTCCCCGTGACTCCAGAGTTTGCCGAATTCGCCACGTTAGGACAGTAA
- a CDS encoding SUMF1/EgtB/PvdO family nonheme iron enzyme — protein MITVICSSCGLKILVPPTVQGRAGVCFGCGAALVVPRAAQAADELSLAFEVGTRIADRYAIESPLGKGGMGVVYSAWDSLMNERVALKFLNPLLLQTQKGIQLFIHEAQIARRLRHENIVAVHDVAATPEGIMYLSMEFLAGRSLRSVLRHFRSVRRFMDVRLAVDLTAQILNALDYAHRTVIHRDMKPENVMLQPGERVKVLDFGLAKVLDEERHEGSGEDKHKQKDKATRVVGTEAYAAPEQLRAGLPIDLRADLYAVGVIFKELLTLRTPLDDPIEVQQARDDVAPSLLEILNKAIKEAPEDRWQSAGDFRRSLLQAYVESYRRTPLAAAASETGRQASTEGMLLMEGGSFLMGNNAVPDEAPQFEAYVEPFYIDVHPVTVGQYREFLEATGHPKPKLWGQRDYGGDDQPVVGVSWDDATAYAQWAGKLLPSEAQWEFVARGKENRRYPWGNNEADSNRANYGDHLNMPSIVGMHEDGATPDGIQDMGGNVYEWTSDWFLPYDPAKREAAAQSGPPKRAVRGGAWNSPVQELRCSARKGLFPETRLPTVGFRCVLPFRS, from the coding sequence ATGATAACGGTCATTTGCTCAAGTTGTGGGTTGAAGATACTTGTACCTCCCACCGTACAAGGGCGCGCGGGCGTCTGCTTTGGATGCGGCGCCGCGCTAGTCGTTCCTCGTGCTGCACAAGCTGCGGACGAACTCAGCCTCGCTTTTGAAGTCGGCACTCGCATCGCGGATCGCTATGCCATAGAAAGCCCTTTGGGCAAAGGCGGAATGGGCGTCGTTTACAGCGCATGGGACTCGCTCATGAACGAGCGCGTTGCGCTCAAGTTCTTGAATCCGCTTCTCCTTCAGACGCAGAAAGGAATTCAGCTTTTCATTCACGAAGCTCAAATCGCGCGCCGGTTGCGGCATGAGAATATTGTCGCCGTGCACGATGTCGCCGCGACCCCCGAGGGGATTATGTACCTCTCCATGGAATTCCTGGCGGGGCGTTCGCTGAGGTCGGTCCTGCGGCATTTCCGAAGTGTCCGCCGCTTCATGGACGTGCGACTGGCCGTAGACTTGACCGCGCAAATCCTCAACGCGCTGGACTACGCACACCGCACCGTGATCCATCGCGACATGAAACCCGAGAACGTCATGTTGCAGCCGGGTGAACGCGTGAAGGTGCTCGACTTCGGACTCGCGAAAGTGTTGGACGAAGAGCGCCATGAGGGGAGTGGGGAAGACAAGCACAAGCAGAAGGACAAGGCAACGAGAGTCGTCGGTACCGAAGCCTATGCCGCGCCAGAACAACTCCGCGCCGGCCTCCCCATCGACCTGCGGGCAGACTTGTACGCCGTGGGGGTCATCTTTAAGGAACTGTTGACACTTCGCACGCCGTTGGATGATCCCATCGAGGTGCAGCAGGCCCGCGACGACGTCGCTCCATCGCTTCTGGAGATTCTCAACAAGGCAATAAAGGAAGCGCCCGAAGATCGTTGGCAATCGGCAGGCGATTTCCGAAGGAGTCTGCTTCAAGCCTACGTTGAATCCTATCGCCGTACGCCGCTTGCCGCCGCCGCATCGGAAACCGGCCGGCAAGCGTCAACCGAGGGCATGCTCCTCATGGAAGGCGGAAGCTTCCTGATGGGGAACAACGCGGTTCCCGATGAGGCGCCCCAATTCGAAGCCTACGTTGAACCCTTCTATATTGACGTTCACCCCGTTACGGTTGGGCAATATCGGGAGTTTCTCGAGGCAACCGGCCATCCCAAACCCAAACTCTGGGGGCAGCGTGATTACGGCGGCGATGATCAACCCGTGGTCGGGGTAAGTTGGGACGACGCCACGGCCTATGCACAGTGGGCGGGAAAGCTGCTTCCGTCCGAAGCCCAGTGGGAATTCGTGGCACGGGGCAAAGAGAACCGCCGCTATCCCTGGGGTAACAACGAGGCCGATTCCAATCGCGCCAATTACGGCGATCATCTCAACATGCCTTCTATCGTGGGAATGCATGAAGACGGCGCTACTCCGGACGGCATCCAAGATATGGGTGGAAACGTGTACGAGTGGACGTCCGATTGGTTCTTGCCCTATGACCCCGCAAAGCGGGAAGCAGCGGCCCAATCGGGTCCGCCCAAGCGCGCGGTGCGAGGCGGCGCGTGGAATTCTCCTGTGCAGGAGCTTCGTTGCTCGGCGAGGAAGGGGCTCTTTCCTGAGACTCGGCTGCCGACGGTCGGGTTCCGGTGCGTGCTTCCGTTTCGCTCGTAG
- a CDS encoding response regulator translates to MSKSANILIVDDQGVNRQILAKLVADLGHSSIQAENGAVALKQLKEHKVDLVLSDVMMPVMTGYQFLEHVKADESLRHIPVVMVSALDEMQSITHCIELGADDYLPKAFNPILLKARLNGCLAKKDLHDKEEEHRDRIERYNRELEERVREQVKEIASTQLALIFALANLAESRDPDTGEHLERMRQYAYTLASKIRTFPQHAELIDDSYIEDLYVAAPLHDIGKVGIPDRILQKPGKLTEEEFEIMKNHATIGATTLRRVDEKHPGNSFLKMGIELAESHHEKWDGTGYPHGLAGADIPLAGRILALADVYDALTSKRCYKEAMPHEKSREILLEGKGKHFDPDVVDAFIDSEEAFFSIRLRYQDTEKTLLV, encoded by the coding sequence ATGTCTAAGTCTGCCAACATCTTGATTGTGGACGACCAGGGAGTCAATCGGCAGATACTCGCCAAATTGGTCGCCGATCTTGGCCACAGCTCGATTCAGGCCGAAAATGGCGCCGTGGCGTTGAAGCAACTCAAGGAACACAAAGTGGACCTCGTGTTGAGCGACGTCATGATGCCGGTTATGACAGGCTACCAGTTCTTGGAACATGTAAAGGCGGACGAGTCGCTCCGGCATATACCGGTGGTGATGGTTTCGGCGCTGGACGAGATGCAGAGCATCACGCATTGCATCGAGTTGGGTGCGGACGACTACCTTCCCAAGGCGTTTAACCCCATTCTGCTGAAAGCGCGGCTCAACGGATGTCTCGCCAAGAAGGACCTCCACGATAAGGAAGAGGAACACCGGGATCGCATCGAACGCTACAATCGCGAACTGGAAGAGCGGGTGCGTGAACAGGTGAAAGAAATTGCATCAACGCAACTTGCGTTGATTTTTGCGCTGGCCAATCTCGCGGAATCGCGCGACCCCGACACGGGCGAGCATCTCGAGCGCATGCGTCAATACGCGTACACGTTGGCCAGCAAGATCCGCACGTTTCCCCAACACGCCGAACTCATCGACGATTCATACATTGAAGACCTGTATGTGGCCGCGCCGCTCCACGATATCGGGAAAGTCGGTATTCCCGATCGCATTCTCCAGAAGCCTGGCAAGCTTACCGAGGAAGAGTTTGAGATCATGAAGAATCACGCGACGATAGGCGCGACGACCTTGCGCCGCGTGGATGAGAAACATCCGGGCAATAGCTTCTTAAAGATGGGTATTGAACTGGCCGAAAGCCATCATGAGAAGTGGGACGGCACAGGTTATCCTCATGGTCTCGCGGGAGCCGATATTCCGCTTGCGGGCAGGATTCTCGCTCTGGCGGACGTGTACGACGCCTTGACGTCGAAGCGGTGTTACAAGGAAGCGATGCCGCACGAGAAGAGCAGGGAGATTCTGCTAGAGGGCAAGGGCAAGCACTTCGATCCCGATGTCGTTGATGCGTTCATCGATAGCGAGGAGGCCTTCTTCTCCATTCGGTTGCGTTATCAGGACACGGAGAAGACGCTGCTCGTATAG
- a CDS encoding GxxExxY protein has translation MHVSNPRRRLIASIQLRNGNTEEGGRLLIHEDITHAIIGAGMSVSSELRPGLDEKIYEHALVIELGLRGISCDSQMRFPVFYKGHEIGILIPDLVVEGKVIVDTKVVTAFSDEHTAQILGYLAITNLEVGLLLNFKSNQLTWKRIVRSEPR, from the coding sequence ATGCACGTAAGCAATCCGCGCCGACGCTTAATCGCGTCGATACAATTGCGGAATGGAAACACTGAAGAAGGGGGGCGACTTTTGATCCACGAAGATATTACGCATGCAATCATCGGAGCGGGGATGTCTGTCTCGAGTGAATTGCGGCCGGGGCTAGACGAGAAGATCTACGAGCACGCGCTTGTCATCGAGCTGGGTCTGCGAGGCATATCGTGCGACAGTCAAATGAGATTCCCGGTTTTCTACAAGGGCCACGAAATCGGAATTCTCATTCCAGACCTCGTTGTCGAAGGGAAGGTCATTGTCGACACAAAGGTCGTCACGGCCTTCAGTGACGAGCATACGGCTCAGATCCTCGGTTACTTGGCAATCACAAACCTGGAAGTGGGCCTTCTTCTGAACTTCAAGTCCAACCAACTGACTTGGAAGCGAATCGTCCGAAGCGAGCCTCGTTGA
- a CDS encoding sugar phosphate isomerase/epimerase: MHTSRRTFLKTSTVLAAVLTSGKSLAQDVKAKPWKTSVGLNGFMSSEGRFQHSYPIWEILDFTSREGFDGVELVEGWPHGGYPKSNETERIAALKRLYESYGLQPYTFQTGSSDSYAADPARREAWLVKFTEHLNLARAMGCEFIGNWPGGDLAGNANLDAAITNLVTSYREAAKRAADMGLYFSFEIEPPFIFNTFETLQRILAEVDHPVCKTNFDPSHFDLMWGSKGKPHEMLQKLGVQHIGHVHLTDCDGTLFEGTSKHLACGDGHCDIPAALKTLWDGGYRGWIMIDAWMIDDAYDAYRKGKAAIDAGVKAAEG, from the coding sequence ATGCACACTTCACGGCGTACGTTCCTGAAGACATCTACCGTGTTAGCCGCCGTACTCACATCTGGCAAGTCGCTTGCTCAAGACGTCAAAGCCAAACCCTGGAAGACCTCCGTCGGCCTAAACGGCTTCATGTCCTCCGAGGGCAGGTTCCAGCACTCGTACCCCATCTGGGAAATCCTCGACTTCACGAGCCGAGAAGGATTCGATGGTGTGGAACTGGTGGAAGGATGGCCTCATGGGGGTTACCCGAAATCGAACGAGACCGAGCGTATAGCAGCGCTCAAGCGCTTGTACGAATCCTACGGACTGCAGCCCTACACGTTTCAGACCGGCAGTTCGGACTCCTATGCCGCCGATCCTGCGCGACGCGAGGCATGGTTGGTGAAGTTCACGGAACATCTGAATCTGGCGCGCGCAATGGGCTGCGAATTCATCGGCAACTGGCCCGGCGGCGATCTCGCGGGCAACGCCAATCTCGACGCGGCAATTACGAATCTGGTTACCAGCTACCGCGAGGCCGCAAAGCGCGCCGCCGATATGGGACTCTATTTCTCCTTCGAGATTGAGCCTCCGTTCATTTTCAATACGTTCGAAACGCTTCAACGCATTCTTGCCGAGGTCGATCATCCCGTCTGCAAGACCAACTTCGATCCCAGCCATTTCGATTTGATGTGGGGCAGCAAAGGCAAGCCACACGAGATGCTGCAGAAACTGGGTGTGCAACACATCGGGCATGTTCATCTCACCGACTGCGACGGAACGCTGTTCGAAGGTACCTCAAAACACCTCGCCTGCGGCGACGGCCATTGCGACATCCCCGCCGCCCTCAAAACGCTATGGGACGGCGGCTACCGGGGCTGGATCATGATCGACGCCTGGATGATCGACGACGCCTACGACGCCTACCGAAAAGGAAAGGCTGCTATCGACGCGGGAGTGAAGGCCGCGGAGGGATAG
- a CDS encoding ferredoxin family protein codes for MAHVVAEPCIKCKYTDCVAVCPVDCFHEGANMLTIDPDECIDCGACVDECPVHAIYPEEDLPEKWQDFIALNKELAAQWPVINETQESLPTAEEFKDVESKLDQLDRSAAQK; via the coding sequence ATGGCTCATGTCGTAGCCGAGCCTTGCATCAAGTGCAAGTACACCGACTGTGTCGCCGTATGCCCCGTGGACTGCTTTCACGAGGGTGCAAACATGCTGACAATCGATCCGGACGAATGCATCGACTGCGGCGCGTGCGTGGACGAATGCCCGGTTCATGCGATCTATCCGGAAGAAGACTTGCCGGAGAAGTGGCAGGACTTCATTGCGTTGAACAAAGAACTGGCTGCCCAATGGCCGGTTATCAACGAGACGCAAGAGTCGTTGCCCACTGCGGAAGAATTCAAAGATGTTGAGTCGAAGCTCGATCAATTGGATCGTTCTGCCGCGCAGAAGTAA